The following are encoded together in the Buteo buteo chromosome 2, bButBut1.hap1.1, whole genome shotgun sequence genome:
- the LOC142045172 gene encoding uncharacterized protein LOC142045172 isoform X2 codes for MKQERENMAQQLLRTEEQYNDTLKLRETDHEVEINKLLQELASEREGHHSELQEMLEQWEKEKAEAEREHEKKLFDMKQKVAAMQAQQEEERTRVESAKQEERDRLRAVKEELVREMKLLQESVTASETRANAATDRNRCLEQELQTTLSTLKIKTEEVETQREKIQMLQKEAAQRKALQESLTHMTAILSEREGEMKLYQEQMRMLENQKEMHEATLSEVIKDITEKTQKVESQQEQIQELEKQQEILRTAVSKMSKELEERDREIQFQEEKIMILERDGASQVRNLQVDLDHMKGNLKEKNLELLSLTQQIQALEMEREQVKSLHASLGHLRAVLKDRESECDSQRDQLRLLQQYKDQQEGYLQELRGTLEKMTLSLSEKDQELESQQKQIREAEEVMEMQLRTVRDQLEQTLGTLKEKDRLLDIQKQQARSYAEKTEEQMNVLHRDLEYATAVLKEKDLMIESQKELIETFQKQEQDSGQQKEILQQLQVALKEKEQEMLSLRKQCEAWKEKEEKREAEQTNLQATKLTLKEREEKIEVLEEALSKLQQQKEEAAMQTKAIQQKLEYAASSLEARDQEIVSLQEHVQELREQKELEGKQAKSLEQDLDKMSQILKENHLEFLRQTEQMNMFRLREESTKAALTSCQQQVDLLEQAVRKRDEDNETLMQKVQRQEEELKTLQNLQLQLTKKNEEVRHGREPEKLLEEALHEKEQETKAEGELKELEEEVRALREDLQPVQPTLTKKDEEIKNHRDRVGYLEKTLREREQELRRQSELLKQLTSALRWKAGGETLQKQIQKLQKWEEEEAEKRRVLQERDRSLQRQKELTQQLEDERKAKGEELERTIAILKQTESREVKWKEKAQALTLALTKSEMANGTLREDIAILQSMVSERDTDRFHHQVGSVTDRQSTKMSRKDSNDDAHKDTGIYSPINT; via the exons ATGAAGCAGGAACGGGAAAACATGGCGCAGCAGCTCTTGCGGACAGAAGAGCAGTATAACGATACCCTCAAGCTTCGGGAAACGGATCACGAAGTGGAAATAAACAAGCTCCTGCAAGAGCTG GCAAGCGAGCGGGAAGGGCACCATTCAGAGCTAcaggagatgctggagcagtgggaaaaggagaaggcagaggcagaaagggagCACGAGAAGAAGCTCTTTGATATGAAGCAGAAAGTTGCTGCCATGCAAGCTCAACAAGAGGAGGAACGGACGAGAGTGGAAAGTGCCAAGCAAGAG GAACGGGACAGACTGCGAGCAGTTAAAGAAGAACTGGTACGGGAGATGAAACTTCTTCAGGAATCGGTCACAGCCTCCGAAACCCGAGCAAATGCAGCAACAGATAGGAATCGCTGCCTTGAACAAGAACTTCAGACTACATTGTCtaccttaaaaatcaaaaccgAGGAAGTGGAAACGCAGCGGGAGAAAATCCAGATGCTCCAAAAAGAGgcagcacagagaaaagctTTGCAGGAGAGTCTCACTCATATGACTGCCATCCTgtcagagagggagggagaaatgaaGTTGTACCAGGAACAGATGAGAATGCTGGAGaaccagaaagaaatgcatgaagCTACTCTCAGTGAGGTTATCAAGGAcataacagagaaaacacagaaggtTGAATCCCAGCAAGAACAGATacaggagctggagaagcagcaagaaatcCTGAGGACTGCTGTCAGCAAGATGAGcaaagagctggaggagagagaCCGGGAGATCCAATtccaggaggagaaaataatgaTTCTAGAACGAGATGGTGCATCACAAGTGAGAAATCTGCAGGTGGATCTTGATCATATGAAAGGAAACTTGAAGGAGAAGAATTTGGAGCTTCTGTCTCTGACCCAGCAGATCCAAGCGCTGGAAATGGAGAGAGAACAGGTGAAATCTCTGCACGCGAGCCTTGGACACCTGAGGGCAGTTCTTAAGGACAGAGAGAGCGAGTGTGATTCTCAAAGGGATCAGTTAAGACTCTTGCAGCAGTACAAGGACCAGCAAGAGGGCTACCTGCAAGAGCTTCGTGGTACACTAGAAAAGATGACCCTTTCTTTATCTGAAAAGGATCAAGAGCTTGAGTCGCAACAAAAGCAAATCCGGGAAGCTGAAGAAGTCATGGAAATGCAGTTAAGGACTGTCCGTGACCAACTGGAGCAGACCTTAGGaaccttaaaagaaaaggacagactCCTAGACATCCAAAAGCAACAGGCAAGGAGCTATGcggaaaaaacagaagaacagatgaATGTCTTGCACAGAGACTTAGAATACGCTACAGcagtactgaaagaaaaggatttaatgATTGAATCTCAGAAGGAACTGATTGAGACCTTCCAAAAACAAGAGCAAGACTCtggacagcagaaggaaattctgcagcagcttcaagtggcactgaaggaaaaagaacaagaaatgttATCCCTTAGAAAGCAATGTGAGGcgtggaaggaaaaggaggaaaagcgtGAAGCTGAGCAAACAAATCTCCAAGCAACAAAGCTGactctgaaagaaagagaggaaaagatagaggttctggaggaagctctctctaagcttcaacagcaaaaggaggaggcagcgaTGCAGACCAAAGCCATACAGCAAAAACTAGAATACGCTGCATCTTCTCTGGAAGCGAGAGATCAAGAGATAGTGTCTTTGCAAGAGCACGTCCAGGAGCTTCGAGAGCAGAAGGAGTTAGAAGGCAAGCAGGCCAAGAGTCTAGAGCAGGATCTAGACAAAATGAGCCAAATCTTGAAGGAGAACCATTTGGAGTTCCTCAGGCAGACAGAGCAAATGAACATGTTCCGGCTTCGTGAAGAAAGCACGAAAGCAGCTCTAACATCATGCCAGCAGCAAGTGGATCTGCTTGAGCAAGCGGTGAGGAAGAGAGATGAAGACAATGAAACTCTCATGCAAAAAGTCCAGCGCCAAGAAGAAGAACTGAAGACCTTGCAgaatctccagctgcagctaaCCAAGAAGAATGAAGAGGTTAGGCATGGCAGAGAGCCAGAGAAGCTCCTGGAAGAAGCCTTGCATGAGAAGGAGCAAGAGACCAAGGCTGAAGGTGAACTCAAAGAGTTAGAAGAGGAAGTAAGAGCTCTTCGGGAAGATCTCCAGCCTGTTCAGCCGACTCTGACAAAGAAGGATGAAGAGATCAAGAACCACAGAGACAGAGTCGGGTACTTAGAGAAgactctgagagagagagaacaagagctTAGGAGGCAGAGTGAGCTCTTGAAACAATTAACATCAGCTTTGCGATGGAAGGCTGGCGGGGAGACCCTGcagaaacaaatccagaaactccagaaatgggaggaagaggaagcagagaagaggcGAGTTCTCCAGGAGAGAGACCGTTCCTTGCAAAGACAGAAGGAGCTAACGCAACAACTGGAGGATGAGCGGAAAGCCAAGGGGGAAGAGTTGGAGCGCACGATTGCTATTTTGAAGCAGACCGAGAGCAGAGAAgtcaaatggaaagagaaggcaCAAGCACTGACTCTTGCCCTCACCAAGAGTGAAATGGCCAATGGGACTCTGAGGGAAGACATAGCCATCCTGCAGAGCATGGTTTCGGAGAGGGACACGGACCGGTTTCATCATCAGGTAGGCAGTGTGACTGATCGTCAGTCAACTAAAATGTCTAGAAAGGATTCTAATGATGATGCCCATAAAGATACGGGAATATATAGTCCCATAAATACATGA
- the LOC142045172 gene encoding uncharacterized protein LOC142045172 isoform X1 produces MKQERENMAQQLLRTEEQYNDTLKLRETDHEVEINKLLQELASEREGHHSELQEMLEQWEKEKAEAEREHEKKLFDMKQKVAAMQAQQEEERTRVESAKQEQERDRLRAVKEELVREMKLLQESVTASETRANAATDRNRCLEQELQTTLSTLKIKTEEVETQREKIQMLQKEAAQRKALQESLTHMTAILSEREGEMKLYQEQMRMLENQKEMHEATLSEVIKDITEKTQKVESQQEQIQELEKQQEILRTAVSKMSKELEERDREIQFQEEKIMILERDGASQVRNLQVDLDHMKGNLKEKNLELLSLTQQIQALEMEREQVKSLHASLGHLRAVLKDRESECDSQRDQLRLLQQYKDQQEGYLQELRGTLEKMTLSLSEKDQELESQQKQIREAEEVMEMQLRTVRDQLEQTLGTLKEKDRLLDIQKQQARSYAEKTEEQMNVLHRDLEYATAVLKEKDLMIESQKELIETFQKQEQDSGQQKEILQQLQVALKEKEQEMLSLRKQCEAWKEKEEKREAEQTNLQATKLTLKEREEKIEVLEEALSKLQQQKEEAAMQTKAIQQKLEYAASSLEARDQEIVSLQEHVQELREQKELEGKQAKSLEQDLDKMSQILKENHLEFLRQTEQMNMFRLREESTKAALTSCQQQVDLLEQAVRKRDEDNETLMQKVQRQEEELKTLQNLQLQLTKKNEEVRHGREPEKLLEEALHEKEQETKAEGELKELEEEVRALREDLQPVQPTLTKKDEEIKNHRDRVGYLEKTLREREQELRRQSELLKQLTSALRWKAGGETLQKQIQKLQKWEEEEAEKRRVLQERDRSLQRQKELTQQLEDERKAKGEELERTIAILKQTESREVKWKEKAQALTLALTKSEMANGTLREDIAILQSMVSERDTDRFHHQVGSVTDRQSTKMSRKDSNDDAHKDTGIYSPINT; encoded by the exons ATGAAGCAGGAACGGGAAAACATGGCGCAGCAGCTCTTGCGGACAGAAGAGCAGTATAACGATACCCTCAAGCTTCGGGAAACGGATCACGAAGTGGAAATAAACAAGCTCCTGCAAGAGCTG GCAAGCGAGCGGGAAGGGCACCATTCAGAGCTAcaggagatgctggagcagtgggaaaaggagaaggcagaggcagaaagggagCACGAGAAGAAGCTCTTTGATATGAAGCAGAAAGTTGCTGCCATGCAAGCTCAACAAGAGGAGGAACGGACGAGAGTGGAAAGTGCCAAGCAAGAG CAGGAACGGGACAGACTGCGAGCAGTTAAAGAAGAACTGGTACGGGAGATGAAACTTCTTCAGGAATCGGTCACAGCCTCCGAAACCCGAGCAAATGCAGCAACAGATAGGAATCGCTGCCTTGAACAAGAACTTCAGACTACATTGTCtaccttaaaaatcaaaaccgAGGAAGTGGAAACGCAGCGGGAGAAAATCCAGATGCTCCAAAAAGAGgcagcacagagaaaagctTTGCAGGAGAGTCTCACTCATATGACTGCCATCCTgtcagagagggagggagaaatgaaGTTGTACCAGGAACAGATGAGAATGCTGGAGaaccagaaagaaatgcatgaagCTACTCTCAGTGAGGTTATCAAGGAcataacagagaaaacacagaaggtTGAATCCCAGCAAGAACAGATacaggagctggagaagcagcaagaaatcCTGAGGACTGCTGTCAGCAAGATGAGcaaagagctggaggagagagaCCGGGAGATCCAATtccaggaggagaaaataatgaTTCTAGAACGAGATGGTGCATCACAAGTGAGAAATCTGCAGGTGGATCTTGATCATATGAAAGGAAACTTGAAGGAGAAGAATTTGGAGCTTCTGTCTCTGACCCAGCAGATCCAAGCGCTGGAAATGGAGAGAGAACAGGTGAAATCTCTGCACGCGAGCCTTGGACACCTGAGGGCAGTTCTTAAGGACAGAGAGAGCGAGTGTGATTCTCAAAGGGATCAGTTAAGACTCTTGCAGCAGTACAAGGACCAGCAAGAGGGCTACCTGCAAGAGCTTCGTGGTACACTAGAAAAGATGACCCTTTCTTTATCTGAAAAGGATCAAGAGCTTGAGTCGCAACAAAAGCAAATCCGGGAAGCTGAAGAAGTCATGGAAATGCAGTTAAGGACTGTCCGTGACCAACTGGAGCAGACCTTAGGaaccttaaaagaaaaggacagactCCTAGACATCCAAAAGCAACAGGCAAGGAGCTATGcggaaaaaacagaagaacagatgaATGTCTTGCACAGAGACTTAGAATACGCTACAGcagtactgaaagaaaaggatttaatgATTGAATCTCAGAAGGAACTGATTGAGACCTTCCAAAAACAAGAGCAAGACTCtggacagcagaaggaaattctgcagcagcttcaagtggcactgaaggaaaaagaacaagaaatgttATCCCTTAGAAAGCAATGTGAGGcgtggaaggaaaaggaggaaaagcgtGAAGCTGAGCAAACAAATCTCCAAGCAACAAAGCTGactctgaaagaaagagaggaaaagatagaggttctggaggaagctctctctaagcttcaacagcaaaaggaggaggcagcgaTGCAGACCAAAGCCATACAGCAAAAACTAGAATACGCTGCATCTTCTCTGGAAGCGAGAGATCAAGAGATAGTGTCTTTGCAAGAGCACGTCCAGGAGCTTCGAGAGCAGAAGGAGTTAGAAGGCAAGCAGGCCAAGAGTCTAGAGCAGGATCTAGACAAAATGAGCCAAATCTTGAAGGAGAACCATTTGGAGTTCCTCAGGCAGACAGAGCAAATGAACATGTTCCGGCTTCGTGAAGAAAGCACGAAAGCAGCTCTAACATCATGCCAGCAGCAAGTGGATCTGCTTGAGCAAGCGGTGAGGAAGAGAGATGAAGACAATGAAACTCTCATGCAAAAAGTCCAGCGCCAAGAAGAAGAACTGAAGACCTTGCAgaatctccagctgcagctaaCCAAGAAGAATGAAGAGGTTAGGCATGGCAGAGAGCCAGAGAAGCTCCTGGAAGAAGCCTTGCATGAGAAGGAGCAAGAGACCAAGGCTGAAGGTGAACTCAAAGAGTTAGAAGAGGAAGTAAGAGCTCTTCGGGAAGATCTCCAGCCTGTTCAGCCGACTCTGACAAAGAAGGATGAAGAGATCAAGAACCACAGAGACAGAGTCGGGTACTTAGAGAAgactctgagagagagagaacaagagctTAGGAGGCAGAGTGAGCTCTTGAAACAATTAACATCAGCTTTGCGATGGAAGGCTGGCGGGGAGACCCTGcagaaacaaatccagaaactccagaaatgggaggaagaggaagcagagaagaggcGAGTTCTCCAGGAGAGAGACCGTTCCTTGCAAAGACAGAAGGAGCTAACGCAACAACTGGAGGATGAGCGGAAAGCCAAGGGGGAAGAGTTGGAGCGCACGATTGCTATTTTGAAGCAGACCGAGAGCAGAGAAgtcaaatggaaagagaaggcaCAAGCACTGACTCTTGCCCTCACCAAGAGTGAAATGGCCAATGGGACTCTGAGGGAAGACATAGCCATCCTGCAGAGCATGGTTTCGGAGAGGGACACGGACCGGTTTCATCATCAGGTAGGCAGTGTGACTGATCGTCAGTCAACTAAAATGTCTAGAAAGGATTCTAATGATGATGCCCATAAAGATACGGGAATATATAGTCCCATAAATACATGA